One Candidatus Atelocyanobacterium thalassa isolate ALOHA genomic window, TACAGAAAGATCTTCAGCTCACAATCTTATTTTTTATCTATTTTCTTTTAGTATATAAAAAACAATAATTTTTATAGTTTATTTATCTTGAAAAAGTAAATTTTCAATGTTAGCTTTTCAAAATATTTACATTTACATAAACTTTTGAAGACTTTATTTATTTTTTGCTAAAAAGGAACTAACGACAGAAACTGTTAGTCTAGTGAAAAGCGTCTATATATACATTTTTTAAAAATTATTTTCAATAGGTCAAGGCTACAAAAAAAATTCAGAAAAATCTGATATAGTGCGCAATTTATATTAGGATTCTTTATAAAAGTTATTAAGAATTTTATCAAGTAATTGAAATACATAAATTTATAAAGTATGAGGGTATTTTTATGAAATCATTAGTTCGCTGGGGAACAACTATGGGCTTGATAGCAAGCACTCTATTGACATCTTGGTTAGGAAAGGTGCCAAAAGTTTTAGCTTTGCCTGAAGCTGATATTGTTAAGCTATTACAATCGGTTCCTGTCTTTACTATTACTACGGAAGAAGGAGGTCCTTTAGTTGCAACAGTGGAAAATAATCAAAAAGTAACACAAGTCTTTATGAGTTTAAAAGATGCTGATGGTTTCTTAGATAAACTTCGTAAGCATCAGCCAGATGTCGGAAATAAGGTCAAGGTACAACCTGTTTCTTTAGGAGAAATATATCGTTTCGCTATAGCTAATAATAGTGACACACAAAAAGAACCGCTTCAATTTGTTTATGTCCCTATGAAAAGTGCCATAGATTCGGCCAAAAAACTTTTAGATACTAAAGGACAGGAATATAAAGGTGGTGTTCCTTTATTTCTTTTGAGAGGTGGTCCTGAAAATAGTATGTTGACCATTCAACAAAATGATCAAGAAGTTATTCCTCTCTTTTTTGAAGAAGCTCCCATTCAAGCCATCACAGAAAAAATGAAGAAGGATCAGCCAAATATTGCTCAAACAATAAAAGTTGAAGTAGTTCCTTTAGAGAATGTAATCGGATTATTGCAAACAAAAGATGATGAAGCACTAAAGCAAATACAATTAGTGCCATCTGAAGAAACTATTCAGTTTATCCAAAATAAAATAAAACTACAGCAAGCTCAAGAAGGTTAAAGTATTTAACTACCAATTATTTACATTCAAGATATCTTAAAACTGAGAAATCTTGAATGTTTACATTTATCTTTCATTATCTATAGGAACCATATTATAAAAAGTAATTTGTTAATAAGTATTGAGTACAAGATATAAAATTCAAAAAAAGAAAAATAATAATACTCTCTATTTCTTAGATAAAGGCTTCTATTACAGCTTTTAACTTGTTTTAAAAGTTTGGCTAAATTCTAGATATAATTAAAATAAGCTGAGTTTCATACAAAAATTATTATAATTATTGATATACTTTTTTAATTTTAAGATAGAAGATATATAAATATTTAAAATTTATTTGGACTAATGATAAAAAGTAATGATTAATCATTAGCTTAGTTATTAAGAATATGGGGAAAAACTTGTAATATCTCACTATTTTTTTAGGCTAAAGAGATAAAAAGTAATATAAATAAATGATTAACTGTTTATACTTATAATCACTAGGTGAGTTTACAATATTTATATTCTAAATAACAATTATGGGAAAATTTAAAGCAAGAGAATTAATAAATAAACAGTTACTTTCCCGTAAGAGAAATAATGAACTGAAATTTCTAGGACATATTTTTACTTCATTATCCTTAGGCATAATCTCTTTAAATACTATTTTTCCAGCATCTGCACGTACATCTGAAGAATTAATTAGTTGCGACATGCTAATTGTAGGTGCTGGATTATCAGGTTCTGCTGCTGCCTACGAAGGTTTATTAGCAGGAAAGACTGTTTGTTTAACTGAATTAACTGATTGGGTCGGAGGGCAAATTTCCTCACAAGGTAATTCAGCTTTTGATGAAGGGAAACAACAAAGATCATTACAGCATTTTTCTCGAGGATATAATGTTTTAAGAAATAATATTGCTCGTTTTTATAATCGACAAAATCCTGGAGAATGTTGGGTTAGCGAAAGTTGTTTTTTACCATCTCATGGTCATCAGCTATTATATAAACAATTAAAGAAGGCCGAGCAAAGCGGTAATGGAACTTTAAAATGGTTCCCATCAACTGTTGTTAAAGAGATAGAATTAAGCGAGAATAATAGGTTAATACAAAGTGCTATTGCTATCCAACATAGTCCTACCGATTCAGATCTTTATCTGCATAAAGAACCACTCTCTCATACTATTAAGGATATTTACAGTTATAGTGACTCTGAGCGTTTTAAAAAAAGAATTATTCGTTTCCAGGCAAAATCTCAGGGAAAAAGTTCTACTAATTGGTTTGTAATAGAAACAACTGAAACAGGAGAAATAATTGCTCTAGCTGATATTCCATATAATTTGGGATTAGATCCTTTAAATCATTTTAATCCATCATCTCCAACAAAGAATAGAGATCCTTATTGTCTACAAGGTTTTACATATCCTTTTGCAATGGAAAGAACAGCAAGTTCTCAAAACCAAAGCAAACCAAAATTTTATGATAAATATAAACCTTACTATGGATACGATAATGATCGTCGACTAGCTCATTTCGATCTGGTATTTACTTATCGAAGGATTTGGACTCCTCGTAAGGGAAGACTAGTAAAGACTGGCCCCCTTAAAGTTAATGAGCCTAGTTCTGGAGATATTTCTATGCAAAATTGGCTATGGGGAAATGATTACCGGCCAGGAACATCTCAAGATAATCTTGTATATACTCGTCAGCAATTAAAAGAGAAAGGACAATTAGAAAAAGGTAAATGGGAGGGAGGTTTACGCACAGAAACTTTGAGGAAAGGAGAGGAATTATCTCTAGGATTTTATTATTGGTTAGTAGCAGGAACCACTGATTCTCGCCTAGGTAATAATATTAAAAAACCATCTTTAAATCATCGTCTATTAAAAGGTCTTAGTTCTCCTATGGGTACTAAGCATGGACTATCTAAGTATCCTTATATTAGAGAAGGAAGACGTATTATTGGAAGACCTTCTTATGATCATCCAAATGGATTTTCTGTAAATGAGATTGATATCTCAACTAAAGATTATTGGAATAATTTTTATCGTACCTCTTTACCTCGACCAATGTATCAAAGAGTATGGTCAACCATTGCTAATTTAGAATCAAGGATAATGACATTAAGTAACCGTCCTTCATATTTAGTAACTAGACGCACCCATGCAACAATTTATCCAGATTCTGTCGGTGTTACCCAATATATGATCGATTTTCATCCATGTATGGTCTTATCTCCTCCAGAAAAATCAGGAAACCTTGAAAGAAGAGAAGTCCGTGTAGCTCATGGTTCAGCTCATCCAGCACAAATTCCTTTAAGAGCTATGATTCCTCAAAAAATAGATAATTTAATTGTTTCTGGGAAAAATATAGCTACCAGTCACATCGCAGCAGCAGCATATAGGGTACATGGATTTGAATGGTCAGTAGGAGCAGCGGCTGGTACATTGGCTAGCTTTTCTTTAGAGAAAGATATTTTACCCTATGAGTTAGTAGATGATTTACCTAAGCAAGAGCCTAATTTACAAAAATTTCGCCAAATACTAGAAAATAATGGTAATCCAACTACTTTCCCTCAAGCTATGATGTTTAGTTATTTACAAAATAATTAGTTTAAATAGTCTTTTTTTAGATTTATTAAACTAATTTTAGATCTAGATGTATTATCTAAAATTAATATATCTAGATCTGAAATTAGTTTAATAAATATCAGTTACAAATAAGTTAAAGGAATAACTAAGTATTATCAATTTTGTTTGTCTTAAAAAACATGGGAAAAATAACTTATAATTTAATCCCTAAAACTTGGGTATGAGCTCCTCTTGCTTGTGTAACGCCAATAGTCCTCTGAGATGCTTCAATCATTGGACGGCGTAAGCTTACAACGATAAATTGAGCTTTTTGTGCTTGTGTATGGATCATTTGAGATAATCTTTCTACATTTGCTCCATCTAGAAACATATCAACTTCATCGAAAGCATAAAATGGTGATGGACGATACTGCTGTAGAGAAAAAATAAAACTTAATGCTGTTAATGATTTTTCCCCACCTGACATTGAGCTTAAACGTTGCACTGGCTTACCTTTTGGGTGTGCCACAAGATTCAAACCACCTTTGAACGGATCTTCTTCATCGTCTAATTGCAAGTATCCATCACCTTGTGATAAGGTGGCAAAAATTTTCTTGAAGTTGTCATTAACTGTATCAAAAGATTCTTTAAATGAACGTAATCTTAAAGTTGTAAAATTTTCAATTCTTAATAACAATTCTGTTCTTTCTTCTTGAATAGTAACTAATTTACTTGTAAGTTCACTAAGTCTCTCTTGCACTTTTTCATATTCTTCTAATGCAAGCATATTAACGGGCTCCATTAACTCCAATTGTCTTTGTTTTTTATATATTTCTTTCTGTAATTTTTCAGTATGGGTTAATAAGTCATCTAAACTCTCGCTTAGTTCAGATAATAAAGGTATTTCCGGCAAAGGATTTGGTAAATTACATTGAGCTTCTTTCTCATCTTTCTCAAAAGTGGATAATATTTCTTGTTTTTCTTTTTGCTTAGCTTGTAACTTCTCTAATGTCCAAATATGATCCTGATATTCTTTTTCGAGGACTTTAATCTTTTCTTCTAGAGAATCACGTTTGTTTTTAGTAACATATAATTTTTGTGTTAATTCTTCTAATAAAATTTCTAGTTTTCCAATCTCAATATTAAGATTTTTAAGTTTACCTTCAATTTCTACTTGCTGATTGTTAATATCAGAAATTTGTTGCTTGTTCAATTTTATTTTTAATTCATCTTCATGAATTTTATATTCTATACCAGCAATTTGATTTTTAATATCTTGAAACTTTTCTTCTCCTCGACGTAATTCTATTTCTCGATCTTGTAAATGATTTTCTTGATCTTTTATTAATACCTGAACTTCTTGCCATTCACTGTGGGAATGAGATTTTTCTATATTTTTTAATTGTTGTTGTTTCTTGAGTAATTCTATTTCCAACAAAGAACTTTTTTTATCAATACTAGCAAGCTCATTTTTTAATGTTTCTATTTCTTTTTGATAACTACTTATTTTAATTTTTGAATCACTTTTATAGCTTTCGAGTTTTCCTACTTCTTTCTTAACTTGTTGATATTTCAACTGTTGTTCTCTATCTAACTGCTGTGTTTTTATTAATTTATCAGAAATATCTTGAATTTGCTTTGTCTTAATTTCTATATTTGCTTCATTTTTAAGTACAAGGTTTTCTATATCTACTAACCTTTCTTTAAATATTCTAATTTCCTCAGGTTCTCCCTGATTTAAAATGCCAAAACGTATGGTAGGCCTCTGAGGCCTACTCCCGCCTGTCATAGCTCCACTAGCCTCTAGTAAGTCTCCATCTAAAGTTACGATACGCTGTTTACCTGAATATTGCTTCGCATAATCTATAGTTTCAAAAACAGCTGTATTACCAAAAATATAGGAAAAAACTTTTGCATACTTTGAGTTACATTCGACTAGATCAACTGCTAAACCAATAAAACCAGGAGCGTTTTTTAGATAAAAATTATTTTGTTTAGAATACGATCTAATTTTGGTTAGTGGTAAAAAAGTTGCCCTTCCAGCTTTTGCCTTTTTTAACATGTTAATCCCAGAAATAGCAATAGCGTCATCTTCAACTACAACATGCCCTAAACGCGAACCTGCCGCAATTTCTAGCGCTAATTGATGAAGTGGATCAACTTGTCCTAATTCAGCTACTAAACCACATATACCAGATAACTTTGAATTTAAAATAAATTGAGAAGCGTAAGTTCCTTGGACTTCTTGCTTTGCTTGCCTAGATGCCTCTAAACGATCTAGTTGCCTTTGTTTTTCTCTATATTCTTTATCTAGCCTTGACTGAGTTTCTTTTATAATGTTGTACTCTTGTCTTTCTATATTTAATTTATCAGTTATTACTTGTATATTTTCTGTATAGAAAATTGATAATTTTTCCAATTCTTGATTTTGCAGATCTAGATCTTTTTCATATTTTTCAAACTGTTCTTTTTCCTTATTTAAACTACCTAATATTAGCTGCTGACGCTCAGATAATTTAGCTTTTTGTGCTAATTGAGGATTTAGCTCACTTTGTAGGCTAGATGCTTCTATACTAAGGCCTGCTTGTTCTTGTATCCAAGAATCAGATGTTTCAGCAATTATTGCAGCTTGTTTTCTTACCTTTTGTAAGGTGTTATAACTTCTTGATTTTTGTTCTTTAAGCAGTGGTAAAAGTTCTTGTTGCAATTTATTACTGTTTTGACTTAGTACGTTTAATTCTTCTTCTTTTTGAAGAATATTTTCTACTGCTTTATTTTCTTCTAGTTTAATTTTTTCACTCGTACAATATGATTCTTTCTTATGCTGCTGTAGTTGATCAACTTGTGCTTTTTGTGTAGCAATTTTAGAGGCAATAGTTAACCGTTCATCTTCTCCTAGTTCTTTAACTTGAAGATTTAAGTTCTTAAGATCAGTATTTAGTATGTCTAATTTATTTTCTAATTCTGAATTACTTTTAATTAGTTTTTCTTCTCTTTCCTCATCTTCTGATTTTTCTTTTTTAAGGTTAGAAATTTTCTTGAGCAAAGATTTCCATAATAAAACTGCTTCCCATTCTTTTTTCTGAGAAATTTCTTGTTTAAGCTTTTGATATTTTTCAGCTTTTGCCCTATCGCCTGCCAAGCGTTCTAATGAATTTTCTAATTCTACTTGTATAATCTTGCAACGTTCTTCTCTATCTCTAACCTCCTCTAAAGTTTCCTTAGTTTTATTAATTTTGCGATCAAATTCTGCAACTCCAGCAAGTTCATCAATAATAACTCGTCTTTCTTTAGAGTTCATGCTAATGATACTAGTTACATCTCCTTGAAGAACAACATTATAGCCTTCAGGATAAATACGAAAGCGATTTAATTCTTCGTGAAGCTCATTAACAGTGCATGGTCTTTCGTTTATGTAGTAATTAGAAGAATAACTACCTCCTTTGGTAACACGTAAGCGTCTTGTTACTTTCCATTCGGTTTTATTAATTAAATTGTTTTCTTCTTCTGTTTCTATTGTTTTTAAAGATTCTTCTGAACTTAAATAATCTGAAATATCGAAGGTAACAGAAACATAAGCTTCTCGATTATTACGATTATTAGTATTATGGCTAATTAAATCTGGTAACCTTTCAGCTCTTAGTCCCTTAGAAGTGGCTAATCCAAGGCAAAATAGTAATGCATCCAATATGTTGGATTTACCTGAACCGTTTGGTCCAGATACTACTGTAAATCCAGGCAGAAATGGGATGGATGTAGTTCCACCAAAAGATTTAAAATGAGATAGTTCAATGCGCTTAATATGAACCATGGAGCGATATTAATAATGCAATTGAAAAATTTAAAACACAATTTAGATATAGTTCTATATATCTAAATTCAAAAGACTCTTTTCAACATATATAGGTTTCTAAATAACTAATAAAAGTTAAAAGAATTTTTAAAATATACTCATAAACCTTGTTAAAAGCTCATACTGAATATGAATTATATAGATGGTCTTTAAAGCTATTTAGTTTCATATCATAGAATTAAAATTATTTAATTCAAGACTTCTATAAAATGTGCTTAGTAGTGAAGATAGTTCAACTTTTTATATTGTTGATACCATTACTTGAAAGTTTACTGATGAATAACTCTAAATTAGGATCTTGAAAAGTTTTTACGATAATGTTTTTAATTTCTTCAGCTTGTTCACGAGACTGGCATAATGTAAAGATGGTAGGTCCTGACCCTGACATCATAGTACCTAAACCCCCCATTTTCTCCATAAAAGATTTCAATTCAGTAATCATCAGATGCTCAGATAAAACAACTTTTTCTAAATCGTTATACAGTAAATTTCCAATTTTTTGACCGTCTTTCTGATCAATAGCATTAATAAGAAGTTCGAAGTTATTACTATTTTTCTTTTTATCATTTTTTTCATAACATTTACCAAATTGTTCTTTATGTTTTTGATAAGCCCAAGGAGTTGAAATAGAAAAATTTTGATACTTTGCTAAAACTATCCAAAGGTTGTCTAATTTATTTATTGGATTTATTATTTCGCCTTTTCCTGTAGCGATCGCAGTTCCTCCATTAATACAAAACGGAACATCGGAACCTAGTTCTTCCCCCAACTTTTGTAATTCATAATCATTTAAATCTAATTTCCATAATAAATTTAATGCTAATAAAACTGCAGCTCCATCAGTTGATCCTCCTGCTAATCCTGCAGCTACAGGTATCCGCTTATCAATAATAATATCAACCCCTCCATAAAGATTCAGGGAGTTGGGAAATTTTTTTATTATGAGTTGAGCAGCACGATAAGCAATATTTGTTTCGTTCAAAGGAACCAGCAAGTTATTGCAATATAAATTAATATTTTGAGTTCCATTAAAATTAATTTTTATGTAATCACTTAATTCAATACTCTGTAGAACCATTATCAACTCATGATAATTATCAAACCGTTCCCCAAGAATCTCTAGGTATAAGTTAATCTTAGCTGGGGCAAGTAAGTTACAAGTTTTCATTTTATTGGCCTAGTAAATAATTGTTGACATGATAATACTAATAAAATTTAAAAATTATAGACTTTTATCTAGGTTATATTTTGAATATTAAATATATACAAATACTTTTTCTATTTTTTACTCAATTTCTGCAAATCCAACCTTTGTAGTTCAACTATATAGAACTCTCCAATATCTTGATTACCGATAAGAATGGGCTGATATATTATCTCCCCTTTAATTTTTATTATCTCTCCTATATTTGGAATTTCACCAAAAGTTTTTAATACCCATATTTTCCCAGTTTCATCTTGAAGTTGATAAGAACTACTATCTAGAAAGAGAGCATGATCTACAACGCTTCCTTCGAGATAAACAACTTGATGAGTTAAGCTGGAATCAATTGGTTTTTGAGTCAAAAGCTTTTGGATAGAAATAGTTGAAGATTGAAAAAAAGTAAGATGGTTTAATATTGCATATCCAATCGATGTTCCTGCTATAAGAAGAAAAATAATAACGATAACTTTTCTAATATTTAAAATTTTCATAACATAACAAGAATTATTGAATCGATCATTTAAAAATGCTTTTCCTATAGGATAGGACGCAATAAGATAATTCTACGTTCCGACATAGTTCATATTTTTCTAAATGTTGAGCATTAGTATAAAAAATAATTAAATTTACTTATGTCTTTTAGCTAAACTTTATAGAATTGATGAATGATTATTAGTGCTTGAAAATCAAAGCAAAAGTTAAAGTTTCGACATAACTGTAGCTTGAGTTTCATATTATGCTTAAAAGAGTTATTATCATCCGTAGATATTTGTAGAAATTAACTTAATTTGATGGTTACAATAAGTACGCTACCAGGAACACGAGATATTCTGCCAGAAGAGATTGGTTATTGGCAATATGTGGAAGCTACAGCGGCTAAAATTCTTGGTCGTGCGATGTACCGTGAAATTCGCTCTCCAATTTTTGAAAATACTTCTTTGTTTGAGAGGGGTATAGGAGAAGCTACAGATGTTGTAAGTAAAGAAATGTACACTTTCCCCGATCGTAGTGATCGTTTAGTCACACTTCGACCAGAGGGGACTGCAGGAGTCGCACGTGCTTATCTACAAAATAATTTACATTCTCTGGGCGGAGTTCAACGCCTTTGGTATTCTGGACCAATGTTTCGTTATGAGAGGCCACAAGCTGGTCGCCAAAGACAGTTTCATCAAATTGGATTGGAGTTGATAGGTGCAAGAGATCCTAGGGCAGACGTAGAAGTTATTGCTTTAGCAACTGATGTTTTAAAATTTCTAGGATTAAAACAACTAAAACTAAATATTAATTCTATAGGTGATAAAAATGATAGGAACCTTTATCGAGAAGCATTAATTAATTATTTTTTATCTCATAAAGAAGATTTAGATATTGACTCTCAAAATCGTTTACTTAAAAATCCTTTACGAATTCTAGATAGTAAGAACGAAAAGACTAAAGAAATTAATAAAAACGCTCCTAACATATTACATTTTCTTGGGAAAGAGTCTCAAAAACACTTTGACGAAGTACAACAACTATTAACGGATTTAAACATTAATTATCAGATTAACCCATGTCTTGTCAGAGGGCTAGACTATTATACACATACTGCATTTGAGATTCAGTCTGATAACTTAGGCACTCAATCTACAGTATGTGGTGGCGGAAGATATGATCATTTAATCGAAGAACTTGGTGGAACCTCAACTCCTGCCGTAGGATGGGCTATAGGCGTTGAAAGATTAATTATGCTACTTAAACAAATTGAATGTTCTCCTCAACACAACCCTGATGTTTATATTGTTTCAAAAGGTAAAAAAGCAGAAGCAATTGGGTTATACTTAGCTCAAAAATTACGCTCTGAAGAATTAATCGTTGAATTAGATATGAGTGGAAGTAACTTTGGGAAACAGTTTAAGAGAGCTGACCGTAGCAAAGCATCTGTTTGTATAGTTCTTGGTGAAGAGGAAGCAGAAAATAACACGTTACAGGTTAAGTGGCTACATACCAAGGAACAAAATTCTATGACTCAGGTAGACTTATTAAATCACATTACAGAGTTTAAAAAACAGATAAACAAATATAGAGAAGTATCATCAAAATTAATTTAAGAAAACAATTTAGTTGATATAAAAAATTAATGATCTTTATTTGAATTTATCTAAATTATTGTGTTTTTCCTACAATATAGTTTTCGGAGAATCATGACAGACAATTATTTAAAATAGTGTATATATAAAAGGTGCAATTACTGACCCTTGGGTAAACACAATTAGTGCTCCCAATACTACTAAAGTTATTATCAAAGGAGCTAGCCAAAACTTTTTGCGTTCACGAAGAAAACCCCATATATCTTTTAAGAATTCAAAAAATCCAATCATTAGTAAGGTTTCTCCATGCTTGATTTGCTTTTAGATGTACTAAATATACGATAACTTTCCGTATTAAATTCAAATTTTCTTTTCATCGCGTCGTATTTAAGAATTCTTATAAAAAATCCCATGGGAGTTACTACAATAAAAAAAATAATTCCCAAAATTATTCTACTATTAACCCATGAAGCTATTTCTGCAAAGAGCATCCATCCTTTATAAAATGGTAAAAGAAAATTTGGGGAAATAAAAGAGAAAATAAGAAAAAGTGTACCAATTATCCATGAGACTACAGAATAAGAATGTCCTAGTAAAGTGGGAATAAATAAACCAAAAAATAGGGTAAAGGTTGTTCCCATCAATATTCCGAAAGACATTAACTTTTTATTGTTTGTTTTTTGAGGCATATAATAAAACATGTTTCTAGTATCTATTTATAAATTAATCTAATTCAAACTCATTTTGCCAAGATTTATCATGTTTCCATTTAGGTTGATCTACCTTTTTAAGTACATAGTCATTGATTACCAAGTAATCCATCTCAGTTCTCATAAAACAACGATAAGCGTCTTCGGGTGTACAGACGATAGGTTCGCCTCTTACATTAAAAGATGTGTTAATTAAAACTCCACATCCTGTTAAAGCTTCAAAATGCTTGATTAATTGATAATATCTAGAATTATTCGCAGGATTTACTGTTTGTATCCTAGCTGAGTAATCAACATGAGTAACTGCAGGAATAGTTGATCGAACAGCCTTCAATTTATCTATACCAAATAAACTTTGAGTTTCTTTTTGGTTATTTATACGTAAGTCTTCTTTAACTTTAGCAACTATTAACATATAGTCACTAGGTTTTTCTAACTCAAAGTATTGTGAGGCTTTTTCTGTTAATACAGAAGGAGCGAAAGGACGAAAAGACTCTCTATATTTAATTTTTAAATTCATAATAGATTGCATCTCTTGATTTCGTGGATCACCAAGAATAGATCTATTACCTAGTGCTCGAGGTCCAAATTCCATACGTCCCTGGAACCAACCCACAACATATCCTTTGGATAAAATTGAGGCCACTTCATTAAGAAGTTCATCTTCTTCTTTAAAATAATTATATTTAGCTTTTACATCATCAAGATATTCTTGAGTCTCGTCATTATTAAACTGGGGTCCTAAGTACGAACCTTGCATCATATCAGGTTCATTTATGTTTAAGTGACGTTCGTTACTAAGATATTGATACCAGACTGCTAGCGCAGCTCCAACGGAACCACCTGCATCTCCAGCCGCAGGTTGTATCCAAATATTTTTAAAATTTGTTTCCTGATATATTCTTCCATTAGCAACACAATTTAAAGCAACTCCACCTGCTAAACAAAGGTTATCTGTTTTTAGTTCTTGATAAGCTGTATTAGCCAACCTTAAGACCACTTCTTCAGTTACTTTTTGTATAGAAGCGGCAATATCCATTTCGTGTTGTGTAATTTTATTTTCTGCTTTGCGAGGAGGTTGGCCAAAGAGACGAGAAAATTTATTATTAATCATTTTTAGTCCCATGGCATAGTTGAAATATTCCATGTTTAAGCGAAAACTACCATCTGCTTTTATGTCAATTAAATTTTCTAAAATTAAATTGACATATTTTGGCTCTCCATAAGGAGCTAATCCCATTAACTTATATTCTCCAGAATTAACTTTAAATCCAGTATAGTAAGTGAAAGCAGAATATAATAACCCTAAAGAATGAGGAAAATGAAGCTCCCATCTAGGTGTTATTCGATTTGATTCTCCAAGCCATAAAGATGTTGTTGCCCATTCTCCAACAGCATCCAAACATAAAATTGCAGCATTGTCGAAAGGACTAGGAAAAAAAGCAGAAGCAACATGTGATTGATGATGTTCCGTAAATAGTAGGGGAGGAAGTTGACCAACTTTACAATTAGCTAGTTTTGCTAACTCTTTTTTGAGAACTGTTTTTAGATAAAGTTTTTCTTTTAACCATACTGTCATAGCAGAAATGAAAGAATGAAAACCTTGAGGGGCGTATGCTATATAGGTTTCCAAAAGACGCTCAAAGGTTATTAAAGGTT contains:
- a CDS encoding Tic22 family protein; the encoded protein is MKSLVRWGTTMGLIASTLLTSWLGKVPKVLALPEADIVKLLQSVPVFTITTEEGGPLVATVENNQKVTQVFMSLKDADGFLDKLRKHQPDVGNKVKVQPVSLGEIYRFAIANNSDTQKEPLQFVYVPMKSAIDSAKKLLDTKGQEYKGGVPLFLLRGGPENSMLTIQQNDQEVIPLFFEEAPIQAITEKMKKDQPNIAQTIKVEVVPLENVIGLLQTKDDEALKQIQLVPSEETIQFIQNKIKLQQAQEG
- a CDS encoding FAD-dependent oxidoreductase; translation: MGKFKARELINKQLLSRKRNNELKFLGHIFTSLSLGIISLNTIFPASARTSEELISCDMLIVGAGLSGSAAAYEGLLAGKTVCLTELTDWVGGQISSQGNSAFDEGKQQRSLQHFSRGYNVLRNNIARFYNRQNPGECWVSESCFLPSHGHQLLYKQLKKAEQSGNGTLKWFPSTVVKEIELSENNRLIQSAIAIQHSPTDSDLYLHKEPLSHTIKDIYSYSDSERFKKRIIRFQAKSQGKSSTNWFVIETTETGEIIALADIPYNLGLDPLNHFNPSSPTKNRDPYCLQGFTYPFAMERTASSQNQSKPKFYDKYKPYYGYDNDRRLAHFDLVFTYRRIWTPRKGRLVKTGPLKVNEPSSGDISMQNWLWGNDYRPGTSQDNLVYTRQQLKEKGQLEKGKWEGGLRTETLRKGEELSLGFYYWLVAGTTDSRLGNNIKKPSLNHRLLKGLSSPMGTKHGLSKYPYIREGRRIIGRPSYDHPNGFSVNEIDISTKDYWNNFYRTSLPRPMYQRVWSTIANLESRIMTLSNRPSYLVTRRTHATIYPDSVGVTQYMIDFHPCMVLSPPEKSGNLERREVRVAHGSAHPAQIPLRAMIPQKIDNLIVSGKNIATSHIAAAAYRVHGFEWSVGAAAGTLASFSLEKDILPYELVDDLPKQEPNLQKFRQILENNGNPTTFPQAMMFSYLQNN
- the ispE gene encoding 4-(cytidine 5'-diphospho)-2-C-methyl-D-erythritol kinase, translated to MKTCNLLAPAKINLYLEILGERFDNYHELIMVLQSIELSDYIKINFNGTQNINLYCNNLLVPLNETNIAYRAAQLIIKKFPNSLNLYGGVDIIIDKRIPVAAGLAGGSTDGAAVLLALNLLWKLDLNDYELQKLGEELGSDVPFCINGGTAIATGKGEIINPINKLDNLWIVLAKYQNFSISTPWAYQKHKEQFGKCYEKNDKKKNSNNFELLINAIDQKDGQKIGNLLYNDLEKVVLSEHLMITELKSFMEKMGGLGTMMSGSGPTIFTLCQSREQAEEIKNIIVKTFQDPNLELFISKLSSNGINNIKS
- the smc gene encoding chromosome segregation protein SMC; amino-acid sequence: MVHIKRIELSHFKSFGGTTSIPFLPGFTVVSGPNGSGKSNILDALLFCLGLATSKGLRAERLPDLISHNTNNRNNREAYVSVTFDISDYLSSEESLKTIETEEENNLINKTEWKVTRRLRVTKGGSYSSNYYINERPCTVNELHEELNRFRIYPEGYNVVLQGDVTSIISMNSKERRVIIDELAGVAEFDRKINKTKETLEEVRDREERCKIIQVELENSLERLAGDRAKAEKYQKLKQEISQKKEWEAVLLWKSLLKKISNLKKEKSEDEEREEKLIKSNSELENKLDILNTDLKNLNLQVKELGEDERLTIASKIATQKAQVDQLQQHKKESYCTSEKIKLEENKAVENILQKEEELNVLSQNSNKLQQELLPLLKEQKSRSYNTLQKVRKQAAIIAETSDSWIQEQAGLSIEASSLQSELNPQLAQKAKLSERQQLILGSLNKEKEQFEKYEKDLDLQNQELEKLSIFYTENIQVITDKLNIERQEYNIIKETQSRLDKEYREKQRQLDRLEASRQAKQEVQGTYASQFILNSKLSGICGLVAELGQVDPLHQLALEIAAGSRLGHVVVEDDAIAISGINMLKKAKAGRATFLPLTKIRSYSKQNNFYLKNAPGFIGLAVDLVECNSKYAKVFSYIFGNTAVFETIDYAKQYSGKQRIVTLDGDLLEASGAMTGGSRPQRPTIRFGILNQGEPEEIRIFKERLVDIENLVLKNEANIEIKTKQIQDISDKLIKTQQLDREQQLKYQQVKKEVGKLESYKSDSKIKISSYQKEIETLKNELASIDKKSSLLEIELLKKQQQLKNIEKSHSHSEWQEVQVLIKDQENHLQDREIELRRGEEKFQDIKNQIAGIEYKIHEDELKIKLNKQQISDINNQQVEIEGKLKNLNIEIGKLEILLEELTQKLYVTKNKRDSLEEKIKVLEKEYQDHIWTLEKLQAKQKEKQEILSTFEKDEKEAQCNLPNPLPEIPLLSELSESLDDLLTHTEKLQKEIYKKQRQLELMEPVNMLALEEYEKVQERLSELTSKLVTIQEERTELLLRIENFTTLRLRSFKESFDTVNDNFKKIFATLSQGDGYLQLDDEEDPFKGGLNLVAHPKGKPVQRLSSMSGGEKSLTALSFIFSLQQYRPSPFYAFDEVDMFLDGANVERLSQMIHTQAQKAQFIVVSLRRPMIEASQRTIGVTQARGAHTQVLGIKL